The stretch of DNA CGCTACCTCGCGAAGCACCCGCTCGTCGCGCGCAAGAAGGCCAATCCCCTCCTCAACCACCTCCGCACGCACCAGTGACCGCCGACGACCTGGCCGCGCTCGAGACGATGTCCGAACGCGGCAGACTCCAGGCCGAGACGGCCGCCGTCGCCCCGTACTTCGACGAGGCGTACTACGCGCTCTCCCTGCCCGAGCTGCCCGACACCGTCACCGACCTGCTCGAGCACTTCTGCACCACGGGATGGAAGCAGCTGCGCAAGCCGAACGCCGACTTCGACGTGTGGTGGTACTGGGCCAACCACCTCGACCCGGCCGAGGAGACGATCAACCCCCTCGTCCACTACGCGCTCGTCGGTCGTGATGCGGGACTGTCCACCCGGCCGGCGACCACCGCCGCGGGCCCCGGTGCGGTGCTGCCCACCGACCGGCCGGTGCGCCGCGCGACCCTCTTCGCCGGCTTCGACACCGAGGGGGTCGTCGACGAGGCGGCCCTGCTCCTGCTGCGCGAGCTGGCCCGGTTCAGCGACGTCTTCTGCCTCTTCGACGGGTACCTCCCCGACGCCGAGCTGGCCAAGCTGCGCGAGGTCGCGCACGACGCCTGGGCGATCCGCCACGGCGCCTACGACTTCGGCTCCTACGCGATGCTCGCCAGCGAGCTCGTCGGCTGGGAGCGGCTCGAGCAGAACGACGAGGTCCTGTTCGTCAACGACTCGTCCTACCTGGTGCGGCCGCTCGACGCGGTGTTCGGGCGGATGGACGCCCAGGCGTGCGACTGGTGGGGCCTGCAGGCCACGAAGGGCATCGCGATGACGCGCGACGTCCCCGAGAACGCGTTCCCCGACCCGATCCCGCTCGACACGGTGCGCGAGGAGCTGCTCGACCGGTTCGAGGAATCCGTGACGTACGACTTCCTCGTCGGCTCCTACTTCCTGGCCTTCCGGCGTCCCGTGCTCGACAGCCCGGTCTTCCGCAAGCTCGTCGAGAGCGTCACCGCGCAGCGCTCGAAGCGCCTGGTGATCCAGAAGTACGAGATCGGGCTGACCCACCTGCTGATCGGCCACGGCCACCGCTTCTCGACGTTCGTGCCGCACCTCTATCCCTTCCACCCGATCTTCACGCCGTGGGCGTTCCACATGATCGGTGAGGGGTTCCCCGTCCTGAAGCGGTTCCTGCTGTACCAGAACCACTACGACGTGCCCGAGATCTCGCGGTGGAAGGAGCGGCTCCTGGAGGTCGCGCCCGACGCTCCCGTGGAGGTGTTCGAGGAGAACCTGCTCCGCACGGCTCCCGACGACCTGCTGCAGCGCAGCTTCTCGATCCACACCGGCCCCGACGGCGAGGTCGTCGTGCCCACGCCGATGACGCCCCGCCAGTTCAAGAAGGCCGACACCGCGGCGCCGCGCCGGCCCGACCGCTGGGTGTTCGTCGTCGACCCCGCCACGGGCGAGCTGCCCGACAACAGCCGCGCGATCCTCGACCTCGTCGGCGACGACCCCGAGATCGAGAAGATCGTCCTCACGCGGTCCGCGCGCCTCGACGTGCCCGGTCGCAACGTGACCCGGCTCCCCCAGCGCAGCCCGCAGGGACGCGAGGCGCTGCTGGGCGCCGGCGTCATCCTGGTGAAGGAGCGGCCCTACCGCACGCTCGGCCTCGCGGGTCTGCCCGAGCGCCACGTCGTCGTCGCGGTGCGCGAGGGACTGTCGCTCTCGGCCACCGCCCGGATGCTCAAGCCGGCCGACCACCCGGGCGACGTCCACCCCTCCGACACCGGGCCGCTCGAGATGCTGCACCAGATCCCGCGCCAGGCGATCAGCGGAGTGCTGACCGCGTCGGCCGTCGACCGATCGGCCACACTCGCGGCCCACTGGCCCGCGCGGTTCACCGAGGCCTGGCTGACCGGCATCCCGGCCCACGACCATCTCGTCGCCGAGGTGCCTCCGGCCGAGGTCGCCGCCCAGGAGCAGGGCGTCCGTGACCTCCTGCGCGGACGCCGCCTCGTGCTGCTGGCCACGACGCGCCGGTCCTCCACGGGGTCGGCGAAGCCGTACCCGTACTCCCCGCGCGAGATCGACGCGCTCGTCACGTGGGCGGAGTCGAACGACGCCGTGTGGGGGATCCGCGACCTCCGGGGCGACCTCGAGCGCGCCTACCTGCGGAGGTTCGCCGGATCGGCGCTCGACCTGTCGGCGCAGCGGTTCGGCCGCACCCAGGCCGTGCTGCGCGCCACCGACCTCCTGGTCACCGACCACGACGGCATCGGGCTCGACTTCATGGCCACCGGCCGTCCCGTCGTCAGCTTCGCCCACGACCTCGACGACGTGGCCGACTCGCTGCTGTTCGACCTCGAGCACCTGTTCCCCGGACCCGTCTGCCGCGACTTCGACTCCTTCCACGCGGCGCTCTCGCACGCCCTCGACTCGACCGAGCCCTCGCGGCGCTACCGGCGCACCCGCGACCTGCTGATCGACCACCTCGACGGACGCAGCACGGAGCGGGCCGTCGAGCGCCTGCGCCTCGAGCTCGAGGGGGGTGCCGCATGACGCACGACGAGTTCGCCCTGGCCTGGGTCGCCTTCGCCGCGCGGTGGGACGCGGCCCGGAGCGAGTCCGCCGAGGCCGCGCAGGCACTGCTCGACGAGGTGCTGTCCTCGGGACTGTCGCCGGCCCCGGACACGGCCGCGCCCGCCTCTGAGCCAGTCGTGCTGGCCTGCGAGATCGCCCTCGTCAAGCGCGCGAAGGCGCTCGACGTCAAGGCCTACCGGCGCTCGCAGTCAGTGGTGCGGGCCGCCCAGACCGGACCTTACAAGCACTACTGCGGCACCGGCTGGAAGCAGCTGGTCAACCCGCGGATCGACTTCGACCTGTGGTGGTACTGGAACGAGCACCTCGACCCGACGCGCGAGGACGTCAACCCGCTGGTGCACCACCTGGTCTCGGGGCGGCACCAGGGCCTGCCCACCCTGCCGCCCGCCCACGACGTGCGACCGCCCACGACGTTCGAGCCCGGCCAGGCGGTCCGGCGGGTCTGCCTCTTCGTGGGCTACGACCCCGACGGCATCGTCGACGACCACGTCGTCGCCTACGTCACCGAGCTGTCGCGGCACGCCGACGTCTACTACCTGGCCGACTCCACGATGGCGCCCGGCGAGCTGGAGAAGCTGGCCGACGTGACCCGTGGGGCCTGGGCCATCCGGCACGGCCGCTACGACTTCGGCTCGTGGTCGATGCTCGCCCAGGACCTCGTCGGCTGGGACGTCCTCGAGACGTACGACGAGGTCGTGTTCGCGAACGACAGCGCCTACCTGGTGCGGCCCCTCGACGAGGTGTTCGCGCGGATGGACGCCACCCCCGGCGACTGGTGGGGCCTGCACGCCACGAAGCGGCCCTACTCCCGCGACCACGGCGACGACACTCCCCTGCCGCTGGCGGAGGCGAAGGAGCGCTGGCGCGTCGCCAACGAGATCGACCCGCTCGACCACCTGCACCTGAGCTCGTACTTCCTCGTCTTCCGCCGCCCGGTCGTCGCCGACCCGGGGTTCCGCGCGCGGATCGACTCGGTCCGACGCCAGGCGAAGAAGCCGTTGGTCATCCTCAAGTACGAGATCGGCCTGAGCCGGTACCTGCTGACCCACGGCTTCGACTTCGCGACGATCGTCGACGGCCTCTACCCCTACCTGCCGGCCTACACGGCCGACTACTGGGACGTCGTCGCCCAGGGGTTCCCGCTGCTCAAGCGCAACCTGATCTCGGAGAACCCGCGGCGCACGCCCGATCTCGCCGGCTGGAAGGAGCGGATCCTCGACCTCGTTCCGGGCGCCGACGTCGAGTCCTTCGAGCGCAACCTGCTCCGGGTCAGCGCGGACGACCAGCTGCGGCACAGCCTCTCGATCACGACCCGCCCCGACGGCACCGTCGACTACCACGAGCCCTGGGCGTGGGCGCGCTTCCGCACCGAGGACCGCTGGGCGCCCAAGTTCGACCACTGGTGGGCGTTCCCCGTGTGCGCGTACTCCCACACGCTCTCGGGCAACGAGCGAGCCCTGTTCGACGAGGTCGCCCACGACCCGTCGATCAAGAAGATCATCCTGACCCGCTCGCGCCGGATCGACCTGCCCGGCCAGAACGTCGTCACCGTCCCGCTGATGAGCCGCGAGGGCCAGCACCACCTCGTCAGGTCGCGCCAGATCTTCGTCAAGCACGGACCCCGGATCAACGGGCACTGGCCGGTCTCCCCGATCACCCACAACTTCGTCAACCTGTGGCACGGGATCCCGCTCAAGCGCTTCGGCTCGGCGATGATCGATCCGCCGCCCGAGCTGGAGCGGGCCGAGGGCCGCGAGCACGCGGCCACCCGCGCCGTGGTCACCTCCAGTCGGCTCGACTCCCTCACGATGCGGTCGGCCTTCTGGCCCCTGGCCCACGCCGACATGTGGCCCACCGGGCTGCCGCGCAACGACTACATCCGGTGCGAGCCCGAACGCCTCCCGGCCGACCTCGCCGAGTCCGTGCGCCGGCTCGAGGAGGACACGCAGGGGCGCAGGCTGGTGCTGTTCCTGCCGACCTTCAAGGACGCGCAGGACGAGGCGTACTACCGGTTCAGCCCCGAGGAGCTCGCGTGGCTCCAGGACTGGATGTACCGCCACGACGCCGTGCTCGGCGTCCGCGAGCACATGGCCGACTCGGCCAAGACCTACTGGCACCAGCTGGCGCCCCTCGGGGCCATCGACGTGTCCAGCCGGCGCTACCCCGACCTCGAGGTGCTCTACCGCAGCGCCGACGGCCTCGTCAGCGACTACTCCAGCTGCCTCGTCGACTTCATGCTGACCGGACGGCCCATGGCCAGCTTCGCGTACGACCTGGATCGCTACGCCCAGCAGGAGCGCGGGCTGTTCTATGATCTGAGCCAGGTTCTTCCCGGGCCCGTGTGCGAGACCTTCGACGACCTCGCCGCAGCGCTCGACGGCTTCTTCGATCCGCTGACGCCCGACCAGGAGGAGGACTACGCCTGGCGGCGTCGGCTCTTCTTCGACCACGTCGACGACCGGGCCTCCGCTCGTGTCGTGGCCCGGGTGAAGTCCCTTTACGGCAGCTGACCCCCCGCCTGTCGAACAGAGAGTTGACCGCACATGTCGCACTACGCCGTCGAGATCGACCCGACGAACCTGAACACGAGCCACGCTCAGGTGATCGATCTGCTCGGCGACGCCCACCGCGTGCTGGACGTGGGCTGCTGGGCCGGTGACCTCGGCCGCGTCCTGATCGAGCGCGGCTGCCGGGTGAGCGGTTTCGAGCTCGACGCCGAGGCCGCCGCGATCGCCGCGGAGCACCTGGAGTCGGTCGTCGTGGGCGACCTCGATGCGGCGCCCCTGAGCGGGCACTTCGAGGCGGGCTCCTTCGACGCGATCATCTTCGCCGACGTGCTCGAGCACGTCATGGACCCCGTCAGTGTGCTCGCCGACAGCGCGCGCCTGCTGGCTCCCGGCGGCCGCATCGTCATCTCGATCCCGAACGTCACCCACGGCTCGCTGCGGCTGGCGCTGCTGCAGGGCCGCTGGCGCACGACCGACACCGGCCTGCTCGACCACACCCACATCCGGTTCTTCTCCCGCGAGGGCCTGCTGCAGATGGTCGCCGACGCGGGCCTGGTGACCGACGAGCTGCGCGGCACCACGGCGGACCCGCTGGGGGTCGAGGTGGACGTGGACCCCCACGCCCTGCCGACCGGCGTGCTGGCGTGGATCCGGACCCAGCCCGATGCGATGGTCTACCAGTTCCAGCTCGCCGTCCGTCCCCCGCGCGCCGGCGAGGTGCCCACGACGCCCGAGCTGGTCGTCGGCAAGGACCCGCGCTGGGTGCGTCCGGGCCCCGATGCCGAGCACGTGATGACCGCCGCCTGGCGCGCGCAGCTGGTCGAGCGCGACCGCATCATCGGGCTCGAGACCACGGCCGCCGTGGCTGCGGCGGAGACTCGGCGGCTGCAGGGGATGGTCAAGCGCCTGCGCGCGCAGGTGCGCGAGCTGGAGAAGCCCGCGGCCCCGCCGGCACCCGCCTCCGGTGCGCTCCGGCGCACGGCAGGTCGTGTCCGGCGCCGGCTGCGACGTCGCTGAGGCCCGTCAGCGCACGTTGTTGGAGTAGCGCTCCCGCACGGCCTTGCGCCGTCCCCAGCGGTTCTCGAGCCGCGCGAACTCCCACGGGCGGACGGCGTTGTCGCGCGTGACGGACTCGAAGTGCCACAGGCTGACCTCGTGCAGCCACAGCGACCGCAGTCCGGCGCGGCTCGTCTTGAGCCCGAAGTCGACGTCGTTGAAGTTCATCGGGAACCGCTCGCTGAAGCCGCCCACCTCCTCGAACACGTCGCGCCGCACCGCCACGCACGCACCCGTCAGCGCCGTGACCTCGCGATTGACCTGCAGCTCGCCCAGCTCGCCGGGGGCGTCCTCGGCGGCGGTGCGGTACGGATCGGACAGGAAGCCGCTGCCGAAGCGGACCCCGCCGTGCTGCACGGTGCCGTCCTCGAAGAAGAGCTTGGCACCGGTCGCGCCCACGCCGGGCTCGCGCAGCGGGGCGATGAGCGTCTCGATGACCTCGTCGCTGCGCGCCGCCATGTCGTCGTTGAGGAAGACGAGGACGTCACCGGCCGCGTAGGCCGCCCCGACGTTGCACTTGGCGCTGAAGTTGAACTTCTCCGTGAAGACGACGAGCCGGATCCGCAGGCCGTGGCTCTCGCGGAGCGCGCGCAGCTCCTCGAGCACCTCCTCCGGCGTGGGACGGTCGTAGACGATCACGAACTCGAGGTCGGTGTGGCGCGTGTGCTCGGCCACCGTGCGCACGGTCTCGGTGACGAGGTTGCGGTGGGCACCCCAGACCTCCCCCGAGGTGCCGATCGTCGGGATGATGATCGAGGTGGGCGTCGTGACGTCGGGACAGCGGACGATGCGCAGCAGCCCCGGCGCCTCCGACACCGTCACGGTGGCCTCGATCCCGACGCGGTCGAGGTGGGCCTGCACGACGGGGACGGCGTCCGCGGCCTCGTGCTCGGGTCCCCCGTTCCGGCGGTAGAGGACGCGCTGCACGTGCCGCACGTCGCCGCCGCGCTCGCTGACCCGCAGGAGCGCGTCGAGCCCGGCGGCCGGTCCGCTGTCGGGCGAGAAGCCGCCCGCGGCGAGGAGGGAGCTGCGACGCAGGACGCTGAGACGTCCCACGTAGGCGTGGTGCAGCAGCCGTTCCGGCGACCAGTCGGGCTTGAAGTACGGTCGGCGCCCGGAACCGTCGGGCGCGGGCTCGTCGTGGTCGCTGTACACCACGTCGAGCTCGTCGCCGGCGGCGTCGACGGCCTTCGCCACGACCACGAGGGCCTGGGCCGTCAGCTCGTCACCGAGGTCGAGCAGGCCGACGAAGTCACCGGTCGCGGCGTCCAGGCCCGCGGACGGGCCCGCCGCGGACTCCACCGTGACGATCCTCGGCTCGGCCGCGGCCGCCTCGCGCAGGGCGTCGACGACCTCGGACGCCGCCGCGGGACCGTGGACCACCACCCACTGCCAGTCCCGCAGGCGCTGCCCGCGTACGGACGCCGCCGTGAGGTCGAACGCCTCACGGCTCGCGTCCTCGACGGTGGTCAGAAGTGAGAACCGCGGCGTCGTCACGCCATCGCCTGCATGCACGCCGCGAGCCTACTGGGACGACGCCGCGGTTTCACGGGGCGATCAGTCGATCTCGCGCTTGAGGATCTTGCCCGTCGCGGTCATCGGCAGCGCGTCGCGGAACTCCACGATGCGCGGGTACTTGTACTGGGCGAACTGGCCCTTGGCCCACTCGCGCAGCTCGGCCTCGGTGGTGGGATCGTCGGTGTTCTTGACCACGACCGCCTTGATCTCCTCGCCGTGCGACTCGTGCGGGACGCCGATGACGGCGACCAGCGAGACCGCCGGGTGCGTCATCAGCACCTCCTCCAGCTCGCGCGGGTACACGTTGTAGCCGCCGCGGATGATCATGTCCTTGCTGCGGTCGACGATGTAGAAGTAGTCGTCGTCGTCCTTGCGCGCGAGGTCGCCCGTGCGGAACCACTCGCCGTGGATCGCCTCGGCGGTGGCGGCGGGGCGGTTGTAGTAGCCCTTCATGATGCCGTGGCCCTTGATGGCGATCTCGCCGATCGCCTCGGGGTCGTGGGCCAGGTCGGACCAGTCGTCGTTGATGAGCTTGAGCTCGACGCCCTCGACGGCCCGGCCGATCGAGCCCACGCGGACGGGCTCGCCACGGACGCCGAACGAGGCGACCGGCGACGTCTCGGACAGGCCGTAGCCCTCCTGGATGACGATGCCGAACTTCTCCTCGAACTGGCGGTGGATGTCGACGGGCAGCGCCGCGCCACCGGACGCGGCGACGCGCAGGTTCGCCGCGATCGCCTCGACGTCGACGCCGCCGTCGGACTGCGCCAGGGCCTGCAGCAGGCCCCAGTACATCGTCGGGACGCCGGCGAAGAAGGTGACCTTCTCCTTGAGCAGCAGCGCCAGCGCGGCGTCGGGCTCGAAGCGCGGCAGGTAGACGATCGTGCCGCCGAACAGGATCGCGGTGTTCTGGATGACGCTCTGGCCGAAGATGTGGAACAGCGGCAGCACGGCGAGGTAGGTGTCGGGGTCGCTCTCGTCGGCGCCGAACAGCGACGGGCCGAGGCCGGCGTTCGCGCGCAGGTTGCGGTGCATCAGCTCGGCGCCCTTGGGCTGGCCGGTGGTGCCCGACGTGTAGAGGATGACGGCGGTGTCGTCGTCGTCGCGCTCGACCGTGGTGAACTCGGGCGACTGCTTCGCCACGAGCGGGCCGTAGAACTCCGGCGCCTCCATGGGCTCGGGCGCGGCCGAGTCGAGCTTGATGAGGAAGAACTCCTTGCAGCCCTCGACCTGGTTGAATCCGGCCCAGGCGCGGTCGCCGATCGGCAGGTCGGGCGTGCCCTCGAACGCGAAGAAGGCCACCGCGTCGGAGTCGTCGAGGTGGTACGCGACCTCACGCTCGGACAACAGCACGTTGAGCGGGACGACCGTGGCGCCGGCCTTGAGGATGCCGAAGTAGACGATCGTGAAGTAGGGCAGGTTCGGGATCGAGATCGCGACCTTGTCGCCGGGCTTG from Aeromicrobium phoceense encodes:
- a CDS encoding rhamnan synthesis F family protein, with the translated sequence MTADDLAALETMSERGRLQAETAAVAPYFDEAYYALSLPELPDTVTDLLEHFCTTGWKQLRKPNADFDVWWYWANHLDPAEETINPLVHYALVGRDAGLSTRPATTAAGPGAVLPTDRPVRRATLFAGFDTEGVVDEAALLLLRELARFSDVFCLFDGYLPDAELAKLREVAHDAWAIRHGAYDFGSYAMLASELVGWERLEQNDEVLFVNDSSYLVRPLDAVFGRMDAQACDWWGLQATKGIAMTRDVPENAFPDPIPLDTVREELLDRFEESVTYDFLVGSYFLAFRRPVLDSPVFRKLVESVTAQRSKRLVIQKYEIGLTHLLIGHGHRFSTFVPHLYPFHPIFTPWAFHMIGEGFPVLKRFLLYQNHYDVPEISRWKERLLEVAPDAPVEVFEENLLRTAPDDLLQRSFSIHTGPDGEVVVPTPMTPRQFKKADTAAPRRPDRWVFVVDPATGELPDNSRAILDLVGDDPEIEKIVLTRSARLDVPGRNVTRLPQRSPQGREALLGAGVILVKERPYRTLGLAGLPERHVVVAVREGLSLSATARMLKPADHPGDVHPSDTGPLEMLHQIPRQAISGVLTASAVDRSATLAAHWPARFTEAWLTGIPAHDHLVAEVPPAEVAAQEQGVRDLLRGRRLVLLATTRRSSTGSAKPYPYSPREIDALVTWAESNDAVWGIRDLRGDLERAYLRRFAGSALDLSAQRFGRTQAVLRATDLLVTDHDGIGLDFMATGRPVVSFAHDLDDVADSLLFDLEHLFPGPVCRDFDSFHAALSHALDSTEPSRRYRRTRDLLIDHLDGRSTERAVERLRLELEGGAA
- a CDS encoding CDP-glycerol glycerophosphotransferase family protein encodes the protein MTHDEFALAWVAFAARWDAARSESAEAAQALLDEVLSSGLSPAPDTAAPASEPVVLACEIALVKRAKALDVKAYRRSQSVVRAAQTGPYKHYCGTGWKQLVNPRIDFDLWWYWNEHLDPTREDVNPLVHHLVSGRHQGLPTLPPAHDVRPPTTFEPGQAVRRVCLFVGYDPDGIVDDHVVAYVTELSRHADVYYLADSTMAPGELEKLADVTRGAWAIRHGRYDFGSWSMLAQDLVGWDVLETYDEVVFANDSAYLVRPLDEVFARMDATPGDWWGLHATKRPYSRDHGDDTPLPLAEAKERWRVANEIDPLDHLHLSSYFLVFRRPVVADPGFRARIDSVRRQAKKPLVILKYEIGLSRYLLTHGFDFATIVDGLYPYLPAYTADYWDVVAQGFPLLKRNLISENPRRTPDLAGWKERILDLVPGADVESFERNLLRVSADDQLRHSLSITTRPDGTVDYHEPWAWARFRTEDRWAPKFDHWWAFPVCAYSHTLSGNERALFDEVAHDPSIKKIILTRSRRIDLPGQNVVTVPLMSREGQHHLVRSRQIFVKHGPRINGHWPVSPITHNFVNLWHGIPLKRFGSAMIDPPPELERAEGREHAATRAVVTSSRLDSLTMRSAFWPLAHADMWPTGLPRNDYIRCEPERLPADLAESVRRLEEDTQGRRLVLFLPTFKDAQDEAYYRFSPEELAWLQDWMYRHDAVLGVREHMADSAKTYWHQLAPLGAIDVSSRRYPDLEVLYRSADGLVSDYSSCLVDFMLTGRPMASFAYDLDRYAQQERGLFYDLSQVLPGPVCETFDDLAAALDGFFDPLTPDQEEDYAWRRRLFFDHVDDRASARVVARVKSLYGS
- a CDS encoding class I SAM-dependent methyltransferase → MSHYAVEIDPTNLNTSHAQVIDLLGDAHRVLDVGCWAGDLGRVLIERGCRVSGFELDAEAAAIAAEHLESVVVGDLDAAPLSGHFEAGSFDAIIFADVLEHVMDPVSVLADSARLLAPGGRIVISIPNVTHGSLRLALLQGRWRTTDTGLLDHTHIRFFSREGLLQMVADAGLVTDELRGTTADPLGVEVDVDPHALPTGVLAWIRTQPDAMVYQFQLAVRPPRAGEVPTTPELVVGKDPRWVRPGPDAEHVMTAAWRAQLVERDRIIGLETTAAVAAAETRRLQGMVKRLRAQVRELEKPAAPPAPASGALRRTAGRVRRRLRRR
- a CDS encoding glycosyltransferase; its protein translation is MHAGDGVTTPRFSLLTTVEDASREAFDLTAASVRGQRLRDWQWVVVHGPAAASEVVDALREAAAAEPRIVTVESAAGPSAGLDAATGDFVGLLDLGDELTAQALVVVAKAVDAAGDELDVVYSDHDEPAPDGSGRRPYFKPDWSPERLLHHAYVGRLSVLRRSSLLAAGGFSPDSGPAAGLDALLRVSERGGDVRHVQRVLYRRNGGPEHEAADAVPVVQAHLDRVGIEATVTVSEAPGLLRIVRCPDVTTPTSIIIPTIGTSGEVWGAHRNLVTETVRTVAEHTRHTDLEFVIVYDRPTPEEVLEELRALRESHGLRIRLVVFTEKFNFSAKCNVGAAYAAGDVLVFLNDDMAARSDEVIETLIAPLREPGVGATGAKLFFEDGTVQHGGVRFGSGFLSDPYRTAAEDAPGELGELQVNREVTALTGACVAVRRDVFEEVGGFSERFPMNFNDVDFGLKTSRAGLRSLWLHEVSLWHFESVTRDNAVRPWEFARLENRWGRRKAVRERYSNNVR
- a CDS encoding AMP-binding protein; the encoded protein is MTNLAAILDDTTAKYPERTAIVFGDTRLNYAQVNGAANQVANLLVERGIKPGDKVAISIPNLPYFTIVYFGILKAGATVVPLNVLLSEREVAYHLDDSDAVAFFAFEGTPDLPIGDRAWAGFNQVEGCKEFFLIKLDSAAPEPMEAPEFYGPLVAKQSPEFTTVERDDDDTAVILYTSGTTGQPKGAELMHRNLRANAGLGPSLFGADESDPDTYLAVLPLFHIFGQSVIQNTAILFGGTIVYLPRFEPDAALALLLKEKVTFFAGVPTMYWGLLQALAQSDGGVDVEAIAANLRVAASGGAALPVDIHRQFEEKFGIVIQEGYGLSETSPVASFGVRGEPVRVGSIGRAVEGVELKLINDDWSDLAHDPEAIGEIAIKGHGIMKGYYNRPAATAEAIHGEWFRTGDLARKDDDDYFYIVDRSKDMIIRGGYNVYPRELEEVLMTHPAVSLVAVIGVPHESHGEEIKAVVVKNTDDPTTEAELREWAKGQFAQYKYPRIVEFRDALPMTATGKILKREID